A genome region from Microbacterium profundi includes the following:
- a CDS encoding DUF5719 family protein yields the protein MTQNRAIRVVATGARLLVGAAVAVGCVVGVTAAVALPWPGVVNEPAQVSVTPTAGDSTLVCTGDFRAIGRNTQNAGQMSSAGDFALTRDSVGTSESSELAAVDLSTADFSGPATGPSKIVGSPDQGSAALIAAAESISLAADDLSGLAGSACREPSTESWLVGGTVETGTSDLIILSNPGDVTATATITVFGSEQSSTTTLVPAGTQLAVPLASVAAGLQQPVVRVTAAGAPLRAVLQSSLIRTLDPSGIDLQDTAGSPRTDLTFAGVQVLVENADYPVSLLRLMATDQSGEASITVRADDEVVRQLSVPLDAGIPAEVNLDGLETGMYTVDVTAEVPVVGAVRQVSGIGAGADFAWMTPAPQLSSEVLIAVPNGPRPQIHLVNSGDSAVSATLAPTAGGAAQEIAVPAGGTAAIDLSQGSTYSLTMDAPVHAAITMAGTNQIAGWPIWSGAAAADPVTVYP from the coding sequence ATGACCCAGAACCGTGCGATCCGTGTCGTCGCCACGGGCGCCAGGCTGCTCGTCGGAGCGGCTGTCGCAGTCGGCTGCGTGGTGGGCGTGACGGCCGCCGTCGCTCTGCCGTGGCCCGGCGTGGTGAACGAACCCGCTCAGGTGTCCGTGACGCCGACCGCAGGAGACTCGACGCTCGTGTGCACCGGGGACTTCCGCGCGATCGGCCGCAACACGCAGAATGCCGGACAGATGTCTTCCGCAGGCGACTTCGCGCTGACACGCGACAGCGTCGGCACGAGTGAGAGCTCCGAGCTCGCAGCCGTCGATCTATCCACCGCCGATTTCAGCGGTCCGGCGACCGGCCCGAGCAAGATCGTCGGCAGCCCCGATCAGGGCTCTGCCGCGCTGATCGCCGCGGCGGAGTCGATCTCGCTGGCTGCCGACGACCTCTCCGGTCTGGCCGGCAGCGCATGCCGCGAGCCGAGCACAGAGTCGTGGCTGGTCGGCGGCACCGTCGAGACCGGAACGAGCGACCTCATCATCCTGTCCAACCCCGGTGACGTCACCGCCACGGCGACGATCACGGTGTTCGGAAGCGAGCAGTCGTCGACCACGACGCTCGTGCCTGCCGGTACTCAGCTCGCTGTACCACTGGCGTCCGTCGCTGCGGGACTGCAGCAACCCGTCGTTCGAGTCACCGCCGCCGGCGCGCCGCTGCGTGCGGTGCTGCAGTCCTCACTCATCCGCACGCTCGACCCATCCGGAATCGACCTGCAGGACACGGCGGGGTCTCCGCGCACCGACCTCACGTTCGCGGGTGTTCAGGTGCTGGTCGAGAACGCCGACTACCCTGTCTCGCTGCTCAGGCTGATGGCGACCGATCAAAGCGGAGAGGCGAGCATCACCGTCCGAGCAGACGATGAGGTCGTGCGGCAACTCTCCGTCCCCCTGGATGCGGGGATCCCGGCGGAAGTGAACCTCGACGGGCTGGAGACCGGCATGTACACCGTCGACGTCACGGCCGAAGTGCCGGTGGTCGGAGCCGTCCGTCAGGTCAGCGGCATCGGCGCTGGTGCCGACTTCGCTTGGATGACACCGGCCCCTCAGCTTTCCAGCGAAGTGCTCATCGCCGTGCCGAACGGCCCGCGCCCGCAAATCCACCTGGTCAATTCCGGTGACTCAGCGGTCTCGGCCACTCTCGCACCCACCGCAGGCGGCGCTGCACAGGAGATCGCCGTTCCCGCCGGCGGCACCGCTGCCATCGATCTCTCCCAGGGCAGCACGTACTCGCTGACGATGGACGCTCCAGTGCACGCCGCGATCACCATGGCAGGCACGAACCAGATCGCAGGCTGGCCGATCTGGTCGGGGGCTGCCGCCGCCGACCCCGTCACCGTCTATCCCTGA
- a CDS encoding RDD family protein, with protein MSMPIDTADEVLSGEAVAIDVQPLSFFMRALGALIDMIVSWILFLLFLWLRTWLLGSGIVDASIDGILNVTAIVVCFVVVPIVVELATRGRSLGRLAVGGRIVRLDGGAAGFRHAFIRALVGVLEIYMTFGAIAILAGAFTARSQRLGDLVAGTYSQRVRTPQLVALAPVMPQALADWAQIADVARMPDRLARRVSQFLQHAERMSPPARARIAQELVTETARYVSPQPVAHPEQLLIALTVLRRERESRALAIADARAEKLTGRHVGV; from the coding sequence ATGTCCATGCCGATCGACACCGCCGACGAGGTGCTCTCCGGCGAAGCCGTCGCCATCGACGTGCAGCCGCTCAGCTTCTTCATGCGCGCCCTCGGCGCTCTGATCGACATGATCGTCAGCTGGATACTGTTCCTGCTGTTCCTCTGGCTGCGCACGTGGCTGCTGGGCAGCGGAATCGTCGATGCATCGATCGACGGCATCCTGAACGTGACGGCGATCGTCGTGTGCTTCGTGGTCGTGCCGATCGTGGTCGAACTCGCGACACGCGGGCGAAGCCTCGGGCGTCTGGCCGTCGGTGGTCGCATCGTGCGCCTGGACGGCGGTGCGGCCGGGTTCCGGCATGCATTCATCCGGGCCCTGGTCGGCGTGCTGGAGATCTACATGACGTTCGGCGCGATCGCGATCCTGGCCGGTGCGTTCACGGCCCGATCGCAGCGGCTCGGCGATCTGGTCGCCGGCACGTACAGCCAGCGCGTGCGTACCCCGCAGCTCGTCGCGCTCGCTCCGGTGATGCCCCAGGCACTGGCCGACTGGGCGCAGATCGCCGATGTCGCGCGGATGCCGGATCGCCTGGCACGGCGCGTCTCGCAGTTCCTGCAGCACGCGGAGCGGATGTCACCGCCCGCCCGCGCCCGCATCGCCCAGGAGCTCGTGACGGAGACGGCCCGCTACGTGTCGCCGCAGCCGGTCGCCCACCCGGAGCAGCTTCTGATCGCCCTCACGGTGCTTCGCCGGGAACGGGAGAGTCGTGCGTTGGCGATCGCCGACGCGCGCGCGGAGAAGCTCACCGGACGCCACGTCGGCGTCTGA
- a CDS encoding O-antigen ligase family protein gives MAQYTKHPVTAPPTAPERESTGHLLLRGYVILVFVAGFAHTALYNLLGMYGAGAVMIVLTLAALAIGIPMIARARPHPFPWRRLPWSALGYVALALVSVTWSQWRLPTVLTWLLLVAVTVNALLIAHVLSWHGIVRALASAFKWILGLSLALELWVSLVVRGPLLPNFLTLPDDDINPHWYWVRDNLFDGGRIQGIVGNSNMLAIISLFAIVTFGVRFALRARWRTTLVMWMLVAAYMMVRASSATTYVCALAAGVVLMIALLIRRARTPGARARIYAISGGAVVIVVAALIVFRRPLFEMLGRSADLTGRTDVIWAKVLERAATHPVIGNGFSSPWIPTDPSFDGWIIDQGITVFHAHNMWLDVLMQLGAVGVVLMAAAYFGLLWRAWFFAADRPRWNLRADRPYSPLTLLPLLFTVILLVQGLAESTPIMLWGWLLLILFSFKIKSVPLVGVGLNEQSRVTEHGSTARRVP, from the coding sequence ATGGCGCAGTACACGAAGCATCCAGTGACAGCCCCGCCCACCGCGCCGGAGCGCGAGTCGACGGGGCATCTGCTGTTGCGCGGCTACGTCATCCTCGTTTTCGTCGCAGGTTTCGCACACACCGCCCTGTACAACCTCCTCGGCATGTACGGAGCCGGCGCGGTGATGATCGTGCTCACACTCGCCGCCCTCGCGATCGGCATTCCGATGATCGCGCGCGCCAGGCCACATCCGTTCCCCTGGCGGCGGCTGCCGTGGTCCGCGCTCGGGTACGTGGCGCTCGCGCTGGTGTCGGTGACGTGGTCCCAGTGGCGGCTCCCCACGGTCCTGACCTGGCTGCTGCTCGTCGCCGTCACCGTGAACGCGCTCCTGATCGCCCACGTCCTCAGCTGGCACGGGATCGTGCGAGCGCTCGCATCTGCGTTCAAATGGATTCTCGGGCTGTCCCTCGCTCTGGAACTCTGGGTGTCGCTGGTCGTGCGCGGGCCCCTGCTGCCGAACTTCCTCACGCTTCCCGATGATGACATCAATCCGCACTGGTACTGGGTGCGCGACAACCTGTTCGACGGCGGGCGCATCCAGGGCATCGTCGGCAATTCCAACATGCTCGCGATCATCAGCCTGTTCGCGATCGTCACGTTCGGTGTGCGCTTCGCGCTGCGCGCACGGTGGCGCACGACACTCGTGATGTGGATGCTGGTCGCGGCGTACATGATGGTCCGCGCGTCGTCGGCGACGACGTACGTATGCGCACTCGCGGCGGGTGTCGTCCTCATGATCGCACTGCTCATCCGCCGGGCCCGCACACCGGGGGCGCGCGCACGGATCTACGCGATCAGCGGTGGGGCTGTCGTCATCGTCGTGGCCGCCCTGATCGTGTTCCGCCGACCGCTGTTCGAGATGCTCGGCCGCAGCGCAGACCTGACCGGACGCACCGACGTCATCTGGGCGAAGGTGCTGGAACGCGCAGCGACTCACCCCGTGATCGGCAACGGCTTCTCGAGCCCCTGGATCCCGACCGACCCGTCGTTCGACGGGTGGATCATCGATCAGGGCATCACCGTGTTCCACGCGCACAACATGTGGCTCGATGTGCTCATGCAGCTCGGCGCGGTGGGCGTGGTGCTCATGGCTGCGGCGTACTTCGGACTGCTCTGGCGCGCCTGGTTCTTCGCCGCCGATCGACCGCGATGGAATCTGCGCGCCGATCGACCGTACTCCCCTCTGACGCTGCTCCCTCTGCTGTTCACGGTCATCCTGCTCGTTCAGGGCCTCGCGGAGTCCACTCCGATCATGCTCTGGGGATGGCTGCTGCTGATCCTCTTCTCGTTCAAGATCAAGTCGGTTCCCCTGGTCGGCGTCGGGCTCAACGAGCAGTCCCGCGTGACCGAGCACGGCAGTACGGCGCGGCGGGTCCCGTGA
- a CDS encoding WhiB family transcriptional regulator produces MTGYRSDVPENWFVDPVNLGVPGVRRAEPDEGSTLSWQTDALCSQTDPEAFFPEKGGSTRDAKQICSSCDVRGECLEYALNNDERFGIWGGLSERERRKLKRSAG; encoded by the coding sequence ATGACGGGTTACCGTTCCGACGTTCCCGAGAACTGGTTTGTTGATCCGGTCAATCTCGGGGTACCCGGGGTCAGGCGAGCAGAGCCCGACGAGGGAAGCACCCTGTCATGGCAGACGGATGCACTGTGCTCGCAGACCGACCCTGAGGCGTTCTTCCCCGAGAAGGGCGGTTCGACTCGTGACGCGAAGCAGATCTGCTCCTCGTGCGACGTGCGTGGCGAATGCCTCGAGTACGCGCTGAACAATGACGAGCGCTTCGGCATCTGGGGCGGGCTCAGCGAGCGCGAGCGCCGCAAGCTCAAGCGCAGCGCCGGCTGA
- a CDS encoding glycosyltransferase, whose translation MPTPVHAIIVARPGSSAHAQLLRTLDALTLQARRPDAVTLVVSGDGSGARASDAVAAVVEGIIEAHGGTSYAEAVELARPRVAEGAAVWLLAHDTAPHPQALAQLAGALERSPSAAFAAPKLVNVDNERELVSLGVTMTTLGRSVELAAGELDQGQHDRGEDALGSDVRGILIRSEARDRLRPDPALAGADEGLDLGVRARLSGARVVLAPGARVSVHPDGPAALPRNAAQRAYVTRLAQLHRRLSYAPAAAVPLHWLSLLPLALWRTIVHLIGKRPASVFPEWGAAIMAMVRVGAVAHSRKGIRSSRTATWSSIAPLRMTRAQLSRRLDDGHGSEGGALSELNFFSGGGAWAVLGALVVGVASFFTLLAWPAIGGGALLPLRNTVAALWEDAAWGQHGLGIGVVGPADPFSGVIAVLGTLWAGAPSFSIVLLWLLALPLAVLGGWFAATRITDRGGLRIFGGVAWALAPTFLTALVEGRPAAVLLHLLLPWLFHAAVVAHRSWGAAGAASIILAAVLACAPVLAPALGLLWATALVIVLTRGWFHGAVRLLWMLAPTAVLFAPLVIWQVRYGDLWAVFADPGLAWAGPQVAGDSAGRLLLATGFPTSDLAGWTEVIDPAVAVWAPLLIVPIALLALAAAIAPRWGAGITLLAVAMTGLATAFVAVGVVVSFANGVPVEIWPGTGLSLAWAGVVGAALVTLDTAVTLPKLRVSAVTVAGLALALCAVPALTALHTDRTVLTEGPESTLPAFVAAEAKGDRDIATLVLVPQNDGGLAAEVVWGASETLGAQTTMLSTATRPPGTDISALSVDLLSTRTFDAPSELGAHGIHFVLLDQVDTDESDAARAFRVAAITALDQRAGFVKVGETEKGVLWRLEATPAERAALSNVQEGTATAVTTLQLIVLFAALLLAIPTRSSRRAARAQSRIVGRSPEEPIVLPRRHDDQAHEEHPDQRDPHGEDDIDDTADADADTADAPDDTADADDETAEDALEESDPEQGVEAEHSTDREEER comes from the coding sequence ATGCCTACCCCAGTTCATGCCATCATCGTCGCGCGCCCCGGTTCATCCGCGCATGCACAGCTGCTGCGGACACTCGACGCGCTGACTCTCCAGGCCCGACGCCCCGATGCGGTCACACTGGTCGTATCAGGCGATGGATCGGGTGCGCGCGCCAGCGACGCCGTCGCGGCTGTCGTGGAAGGCATCATCGAAGCGCACGGCGGAACCTCGTACGCCGAGGCCGTGGAACTCGCCAGGCCGCGCGTGGCCGAAGGCGCCGCGGTATGGCTGCTCGCCCACGACACCGCACCGCACCCGCAGGCCCTCGCACAACTCGCGGGGGCACTGGAGCGCTCGCCGTCCGCGGCGTTCGCGGCACCCAAGCTCGTGAACGTCGACAACGAACGCGAGCTCGTATCGCTCGGTGTCACCATGACCACGCTGGGTCGCTCGGTCGAACTGGCAGCAGGCGAGCTCGACCAGGGTCAGCACGACAGGGGTGAAGACGCGCTCGGCTCGGATGTCCGCGGCATCCTGATCCGCAGCGAGGCACGTGATCGGCTTCGGCCCGACCCCGCCCTTGCCGGTGCGGACGAGGGGCTCGACCTCGGCGTGCGTGCACGGCTCTCGGGCGCCCGCGTCGTGCTGGCACCGGGCGCGCGCGTGTCCGTGCACCCGGACGGGCCTGCAGCCCTTCCGCGCAACGCAGCGCAACGCGCCTACGTCACGCGGCTCGCACAGCTGCACCGCCGCCTCTCCTACGCTCCGGCGGCAGCGGTCCCGTTGCACTGGCTCTCGCTGCTGCCTCTGGCGCTGTGGCGCACCATCGTGCATCTGATCGGCAAACGTCCGGCATCGGTGTTCCCCGAGTGGGGCGCGGCCATCATGGCGATGGTGCGTGTCGGCGCCGTCGCGCATTCACGGAAGGGCATCCGCTCCTCCCGCACCGCGACCTGGTCGAGCATCGCCCCGCTGCGCATGACGCGCGCGCAGCTGAGTCGACGCCTCGACGACGGCCATGGCAGCGAGGGCGGCGCGCTCAGCGAACTGAACTTCTTCTCGGGCGGCGGTGCCTGGGCGGTGCTCGGTGCTCTCGTGGTCGGCGTCGCATCGTTCTTCACGCTGCTGGCGTGGCCGGCGATCGGCGGGGGAGCCCTGCTGCCCCTGCGCAACACCGTCGCGGCGCTCTGGGAAGACGCGGCGTGGGGTCAGCACGGCCTCGGCATCGGAGTCGTCGGCCCGGCAGATCCCTTCTCCGGAGTCATCGCCGTGCTCGGGACGCTGTGGGCCGGCGCTCCTTCATTCTCGATCGTGCTGCTCTGGCTGCTCGCCCTTCCTCTCGCCGTGCTCGGGGGCTGGTTCGCGGCGACGCGGATCACCGACCGCGGCGGCCTGCGCATCTTCGGCGGCGTTGCATGGGCGCTCGCGCCTACCTTCCTCACCGCCCTGGTCGAAGGCCGACCGGCTGCTGTTCTGCTGCATCTGCTGCTGCCGTGGCTCTTCCACGCCGCAGTCGTCGCGCATCGTTCTTGGGGTGCGGCCGGTGCGGCATCCATCATTCTCGCCGCCGTCCTCGCATGCGCGCCGGTGCTCGCCCCGGCCCTCGGCCTGCTCTGGGCCACAGCCCTCGTGATCGTGCTGACCCGCGGTTGGTTCCACGGTGCGGTCCGTCTGCTCTGGATGCTGGCCCCCACTGCGGTGCTGTTCGCGCCGCTGGTGATCTGGCAGGTTCGGTACGGCGACCTCTGGGCGGTCTTCGCCGATCCGGGGCTGGCGTGGGCCGGCCCGCAGGTCGCAGGCGACAGCGCAGGACGATTGCTGCTGGCGACAGGATTCCCCACTTCCGATCTGGCCGGCTGGACCGAAGTGATCGACCCGGCAGTCGCCGTCTGGGCGCCGCTGCTCATCGTTCCGATCGCGCTGCTCGCTCTGGCCGCGGCGATCGCGCCTCGGTGGGGTGCGGGCATCACCCTTCTCGCCGTCGCGATGACGGGTCTCGCGACGGCATTCGTCGCAGTCGGCGTGGTCGTCAGCTTCGCGAACGGCGTGCCCGTCGAGATCTGGCCAGGCACCGGCTTGAGCCTCGCCTGGGCCGGCGTCGTCGGCGCGGCACTGGTCACGCTCGACACCGCCGTGACACTGCCCAAGTTGCGCGTGTCCGCGGTCACCGTCGCGGGCCTCGCGCTCGCGCTGTGCGCGGTGCCTGCCCTCACCGCTCTGCACACCGACCGCACCGTGCTCACCGAAGGGCCGGAGAGCACTCTTCCTGCCTTTGTCGCGGCCGAGGCGAAGGGTGACCGCGATATCGCGACTCTCGTCCTCGTTCCGCAAAACGACGGCGGACTGGCGGCTGAGGTCGTGTGGGGCGCGAGTGAGACGCTCGGGGCGCAGACGACGATGCTCAGCACCGCCACCAGGCCGCCGGGGACGGACATCAGCGCGCTGTCGGTGGATCTGCTCTCGACGCGCACCTTCGACGCGCCGTCCGAACTCGGCGCTCATGGCATCCACTTCGTCCTTCTCGATCAGGTCGACACCGATGAGTCGGATGCCGCCCGCGCCTTCCGAGTGGCAGCGATCACCGCCCTCGACCAGCGCGCCGGGTTCGTGAAGGTCGGGGAGACGGAGAAGGGCGTGCTCTGGCGCCTCGAGGCCACGCCCGCTGAGCGGGCAGCCCTCAGCAACGTGCAGGAAGGCACGGCCACCGCCGTCACGACGCTGCAGCTGATCGTCCTGTTCGCGGCGCTCCTGCTCGCGATCCCCACTCGCTCCTCCAGGCGCGCCGCGCGCGCGCAGTCGCGCATCGTCGGACGATCGCCCGAAGAGCCGATCGTGCTTCCCAGGCGCCACGACGATCAGGCGCACGAAGAGCATCCGGATCAGCGCGATCCGCACGGCGAAGACGACATCGACGACACCGCTGATGCAGACGCCGACACTGCCGATGCCCCCGACGACACCGCTGATGCCGACGATGAGACCGCTGAGGATGCGCTCGAGGAATCCGATCCGGAGCAGGGCGTCGAAGCCGAACACAGCACCGACCGGGAGGAGGAGCGATGA
- a CDS encoding stage II sporulation protein M — protein MDADALSDARRTEWERLDELSRQRLDGEGVDELIVRYRAASADLAELKTSVGDTPQGAYVSSILAKARLRLTGASDSILTQTARFFTDQLPAALYRLRWTTLVIALAFIAITVGVAAWISSDPALVAALGPADFLEQYAEESFTEYYTENPAAVFAGMVWTNNAWIAVQCVLFGVTGIWPIYALAQNAFGLGVSAAVMAVHDRLDVMVLYILPHGMLEMTSIFVAAAGGLHLFWAWVAPGRRSRATALAQEGRALATVAIGLVFALFLAGLVEGFITGWSLPWPIKIGIGAAALAVFLVYMLLVGGRAHRRGERGDLLEYEAGTPQLVAG, from the coding sequence GTGGATGCCGATGCTCTCAGCGATGCCCGCCGTACCGAGTGGGAGCGGCTGGACGAACTCAGCCGCCAGCGACTCGACGGTGAGGGCGTGGACGAGCTCATCGTGCGGTATCGCGCAGCATCGGCAGACCTCGCCGAGCTGAAGACCTCGGTGGGGGACACTCCGCAGGGCGCCTACGTGTCGTCGATCCTCGCGAAGGCGCGGCTGCGACTGACGGGTGCGTCCGACAGCATCCTCACGCAGACGGCGCGGTTCTTCACCGATCAACTGCCGGCCGCCCTCTATCGACTGCGATGGACGACTCTCGTGATCGCGCTCGCATTCATCGCGATCACCGTGGGAGTCGCAGCCTGGATCTCGAGCGACCCCGCGCTCGTCGCCGCACTCGGACCAGCGGACTTCCTCGAGCAGTACGCCGAGGAGAGCTTCACCGAGTACTACACCGAGAACCCGGCCGCCGTGTTCGCCGGGATGGTGTGGACGAACAACGCGTGGATCGCCGTGCAATGCGTGCTCTTCGGCGTCACCGGGATCTGGCCGATCTACGCGCTCGCGCAGAACGCGTTCGGACTCGGCGTCTCAGCGGCCGTCATGGCAGTGCATGACCGCCTCGACGTGATGGTGCTCTACATCCTTCCGCACGGGATGCTCGAGATGACGAGCATCTTCGTCGCGGCCGCCGGCGGCCTGCACCTGTTCTGGGCATGGGTGGCACCCGGGCGGCGCAGCCGCGCGACCGCGCTCGCCCAGGAGGGAAGAGCTCTCGCGACAGTGGCGATCGGCCTCGTGTTCGCGCTGTTCCTGGCGGGGCTCGTCGAAGGCTTCATCACTGGCTGGTCGCTGCCCTGGCCGATCAAGATCGGCATCGGCGCTGCCGCGCTCGCAGTGTTCCTCGTCTACATGCTGCTCGTCGGCGGACGTGCCCACCGCCGCGGTGAACGCGGCGATCTGCTCGAGTACGAGGCGGGAACGCCGCAGCTCGTCGCCGGCTGA
- the manA gene encoding mannose-6-phosphate isomerase, class I, with product MLLSLSNEPRDYAWGSTSLLADLEGRESTGVAEAEVWFGDHAGDPADVAGGSTLDAVTGGTLPYLLKLLAAADPLSIQVHPTITQARDGWDKERDLAADDPARNYRDANHKPELIVALSDRFEALGGLRPVAGTLRLLDALGASSGVRALRSRLEGGSDEDALRDAVGWLLSGDAQREVDEIIAALAGASSDEFDAELEAVRAIAGRYPGDPGVVVALLMNYLVLGRGEAIFLRAGLLHAYISGLGVEIMAASDNVLRGGLTPKHIDVPELLSVLDTTPAQVPVLAPAADAVTDYPIEVPDFALRRVVLEGTPLSMEVSGPAMVLSTGGEVSVTGADGVALAVPVGTAAFAIDETSVLLSGVGEAFIAQPGS from the coding sequence ATGCTGCTGAGCCTGTCGAACGAACCCCGTGACTACGCCTGGGGGTCGACATCCCTCCTCGCCGACCTGGAGGGACGCGAGTCCACCGGCGTCGCGGAGGCCGAAGTCTGGTTCGGCGACCACGCCGGCGACCCCGCGGACGTCGCAGGCGGCTCGACGCTCGATGCGGTCACCGGGGGCACTCTTCCCTATCTGCTGAAGCTGCTCGCCGCTGCTGATCCGCTTTCGATCCAGGTGCACCCCACGATCACCCAGGCACGAGACGGTTGGGACAAGGAGCGGGACCTCGCCGCGGACGACCCCGCGCGCAACTACCGCGACGCCAACCACAAGCCCGAGCTCATCGTCGCGCTCAGCGACCGCTTCGAGGCGCTCGGAGGATTGCGTCCCGTCGCCGGTACGCTGCGACTTCTGGATGCGCTGGGCGCGTCGTCCGGCGTGCGCGCGCTGCGCTCGCGACTCGAGGGCGGCAGCGATGAGGATGCGTTGAGGGATGCTGTCGGCTGGCTGCTCTCCGGCGACGCGCAGCGCGAGGTCGATGAGATCATCGCCGCACTCGCCGGTGCATCGTCCGATGAATTCGACGCAGAACTCGAGGCGGTGCGAGCGATCGCCGGACGATACCCCGGCGACCCCGGTGTGGTCGTCGCGCTGCTGATGAACTACCTCGTCCTCGGCCGTGGCGAGGCGATCTTCCTGCGCGCGGGGCTCCTGCACGCCTACATCTCCGGCCTGGGCGTCGAGATCATGGCGGCGAGCGACAACGTGCTGCGCGGCGGGCTGACGCCGAAGCACATCGATGTGCCCGAACTGCTGTCGGTGCTCGACACCACCCCGGCCCAGGTGCCGGTGCTGGCACCTGCGGCCGACGCGGTTACCGATTATCCGATCGAGGTGCCGGATTTCGCATTGCGGCGCGTCGTGCTCGAGGGCACGCCGTTGTCGATGGAGGTCTCCGGCCCCGCGATGGTGCTCTCGACCGGGGGAGAAGTCAGTGTCACGGGTGCCGACGGTGTCGCGCTCGCTGTTCCGGTCGGAACGGCCGCCTTCGCGATCGATGAGACATCGGTGCTGCTGAGCGGCGTCGGCGAGGCGTTCATCGCGCAGCCCGGCAGCTGA
- the aqpZ gene encoding aquaporin Z, translated as MSESLAEAAPPTPSVGARLTAEALGTFLLVFGGVGTALFASNHFTDPGSGSAVYVAVAFAFGLTVVVGVYAFGPISGGHFNPAVSLGLAAAGRLPWRDVPGYIIAQIVGGLIASTALVLIGLFGPDGWLTTAQDAGFASNGWGEYSPGGFGMWGAIIIEVILTAIFLFVILGTTHKLRPTPFAGLAIGLTLTLIHLISIPVDNTSVNPARSIAAAVYGGVGPLSQLWVFLVFPIVGAMIAGFAYKTLLDGTKKF; from the coding sequence ATGAGTGAATCACTCGCCGAAGCCGCGCCTCCGACACCGTCGGTGGGCGCCCGACTCACTGCCGAGGCGCTCGGCACCTTCCTGCTGGTGTTCGGCGGCGTCGGCACAGCGCTGTTCGCCTCCAACCACTTCACCGACCCCGGATCGGGCTCGGCCGTCTACGTGGCCGTTGCGTTCGCGTTCGGCCTCACGGTCGTCGTGGGCGTCTACGCCTTCGGCCCGATCTCCGGTGGGCATTTCAACCCGGCAGTCAGCCTCGGCCTCGCCGCCGCCGGCCGCCTTCCCTGGCGGGATGTCCCCGGCTACATCATCGCCCAGATCGTCGGCGGACTCATCGCGAGCACCGCGCTCGTGCTGATCGGCCTGTTCGGTCCGGACGGCTGGCTGACCACCGCACAGGATGCCGGCTTCGCCAGCAACGGCTGGGGCGAGTACTCCCCCGGCGGGTTCGGGATGTGGGGCGCGATCATCATCGAGGTGATCCTGACCGCGATCTTCCTGTTCGTGATCCTCGGCACGACGCACAAGCTGCGCCCGACCCCGTTCGCCGGTCTCGCGATCGGTCTCACGCTCACGCTGATCCACCTCATCAGCATCCCGGTGGACAACACCTCGGTGAACCCGGCCCGCTCGATCGCTGCGGCAGTCTACGGCGGAGTCGGCCCGTTGTCGCAGCTGTGGGTCTTCCTGGTGTTCCCGATCGTGGGCGCAATGATCGCGGGCTTCGCGTACAAGACGCTCCTCGACGGCACGAAGAAGTTCTGA
- a CDS encoding DUF3499 family protein — protein sequence MDGRLCSKVTCAREAVATLTYDYGDQMAALGPLGGTNHPNAHDLCSQHAERVSVPTGWIVVRHEAMRA from the coding sequence ATGGACGGACGGCTCTGCTCGAAGGTCACCTGCGCCCGTGAGGCGGTGGCGACGCTCACCTACGATTACGGCGACCAGATGGCCGCGCTCGGTCCGCTGGGTGGCACGAACCACCCCAACGCGCATGACCTGTGTTCCCAGCATGCGGAGCGGGTGTCCGTGCCGACCGGGTGGATCGTCGTGCGTCACGAGGCGATGCGCGCCTGA